TGCCGCAATTATTCCGGTGTCTGCAAGGACTGGGGTACAAGTGGATGAACTACAAAAAAAGCTACTTAATTATTTACCAGAGGGGCCTCATCTATTCCCGGATGATCAATTGACGGATAGACCGATTAAATTTTTATGTGCTGAATTATTGCGTGAAAAAATTTTTCGTTTTTGTGGCCAGGAGTTACCTTATTCAGTTACAGTGGAAATAGAGTCGTTTAAATACGAAGGAACTCTTGCTCGTATTCATGCATTAATTTGGGTGGAAAAAGACAGCCATAAGCGCATGGTTATTGGCGATAAAGGACAAAAATTAAAAGAGATGGCGACAGAGGCTCGTTTGGATATGGAAAAATTACTAGATACCAAAGTTTTTCTCCAATGTTGGTGCAAAGTGAAATCAGGCTGGGCGGATGACGAACGCATCATAAAACAATTAGGTTATGACTTCTAAGTCTGTACAGGCTTGGGTAATCCATAAACAATGGTCTGGCGATACCAGTGCCAGGGTGAGTTTTTTTACACGTGAGTTGGGATTAATTCAATGTCTTTGCAAAGGTGGGCGCACCCCTAAAAAACAATCTCTTTTGCAGGCATTTACGCCTTTATGGGTTAGTGTTGACGAACGTTATAATCGTTATTATGCCCAAAAAATTGAAGGCATAGCCGCTATGTTGCCTCTTGAAGGAGTTTCTCTTTTTTCGGGCTTATATGTTAATGAACTTCTTTATTATACCTTGAGTCCTGCCAACCCTGATGAGGAGTTATTTAATGCCTATTTAACTACTTTAAATGGCTTGGCATTGAATTTAGATCGCTTCACTGTGGAATCTTTGTTGCGTCGTTTTGAGTGGGTACTTCTAAAAAGTTGTGGTTATTCTTTTTCCTTTACTCAAGAAGCCAGAACCGGGGAATTGATTATTTCTGATCATTATTATCATTTTATAGCTGGGGAAGGATTTATTTCTGCCAATAAAGGTATTCTTGGCGAGCATTTGTTGGCTTTAAGTGAAGATAACTTAAGCGAAGAGGCTTTGCTTAAATCAGCAAAACACATTATGCGACAGGCTATTGATCATCTGTTAGGAGGACGGGAAATTCAGGCCAGAAATTTATATAGATCCTAATAAGTCTAACAAAGGGATCTGTGGCCACTTTCTTTTATACATAGGGGATGAAGCCTTGGTCGATATCTATTATACTTCTCTTCTTATAACTATTTTTCCACGGATATTTGAACTCTTAATGAGCTAATAATTCCTTTTTTATATTTCTATGGTGCTGAATGAACAGAGAATTATTGTTAGGTGTTAATATTGATCACGTAGCAACCGTACGCCAGGCAAGAGGGACACGTTATCCCGATCCAGTCCAGGCTGCTATGGATGCCGAAGAGGCGGGTGCTGATGGTATTACCTTACATATGCGTGAGGATTTACGTCATATACAGGCACGTGATGTTCGTTTGATTAAGCAAGTATTACAAACGCGCATGAATCTTGAATTAGCGATTACCGACGCGATGTTGGATTTCGCGGAGGAAATTTTGCCTGAGCATACTTGTTTAGTTCCTGAAAAACGGGAAGAATTAACTACAGAGGGTGGGCTGGATATTATCACTCACCAAAAGTCGGTAGAGCATGCAGTACGACGTTTGCAGAAAATAGGTAGTGAAGTGTCTTTGTTTATTGATCCCGACTTGGATCAGATTAAAGCAGCTGCAGAAATAGGGGCTCCGGTAATCGAATTGCATACTGGATGTTATGCTGATGCAACCAGCGTAGAACAACAAAACCATGAATTGGATAGGATCAAACGGGCAGCGAGTTATGCAGCAAGCCTCAATCTTATAGTGAATGCAGGACATGGATTGAAT
This Legionella fallonii LLAP-10 DNA region includes the following protein-coding sequences:
- the era gene encoding GTPase Era encodes the protein MVSYCGYIALVGRPNVGKSTLLNRILEQKLSITSRKPQTTRHSILGIRTEGDHQFVYVDTPGIHQENKKAMNRVMNKTAISVLRDVDVVAFLVDGTHWQEEDEYVLNLIKKTKVPCVLVVNKVDKIADKAQLLPWIEELSQRHEFAAIIPVSARTGVQVDELQKKLLNYLPEGPHLFPDDQLTDRPIKFLCAELLREKIFRFCGQELPYSVTVEIESFKYEGTLARIHALIWVEKDSHKRMVIGDKGQKLKEMATEARLDMEKLLDTKVFLQCWCKVKSGWADDERIIKQLGYDF
- the recO gene encoding DNA repair protein RecO, with product MTSKSVQAWVIHKQWSGDTSARVSFFTRELGLIQCLCKGGRTPKKQSLLQAFTPLWVSVDERYNRYYAQKIEGIAAMLPLEGVSLFSGLYVNELLYYTLSPANPDEELFNAYLTTLNGLALNLDRFTVESLLRRFEWVLLKSCGYSFSFTQEARTGELIISDHYYHFIAGEGFISANKGILGEHLLALSEDNLSEEALLKSAKHIMRQAIDHLLGGREIQARNLYRS
- the pdxJ gene encoding pyridoxine 5'-phosphate synthase, which produces MNRELLLGVNIDHVATVRQARGTRYPDPVQAAMDAEEAGADGITLHMREDLRHIQARDVRLIKQVLQTRMNLELAITDAMLDFAEEILPEHTCLVPEKREELTTEGGLDIITHQKSVEHAVRRLQKIGSEVSLFIDPDLDQIKAAAEIGAPVIELHTGCYADATSVEQQNHELDRIKRAASYAASLNLIVNAGHGLNYHNVKPIAAIKELLELNIGHAIVARALFCGFKEAVKHMRQLMQEARLYVNN